The DNA sequence GTCAATGGTCGATGGGTAGCCGTCCCCCAGTCACGGGGAGCGGGGGTCCAGATGAGTGCAGTCCGTGCCAACGCCTACCTCCGGATTCCCGCATCACGGGAAGGATTGATGGCAGGCGAGGAAGTATCGGCGTTCCTAAGCGTCCCCCGCAGGGTGGCCGGGGAATCGCTGCTTGTCACCGGCAGCCATGACCCGGCGCTGGATTACCTGGCAGACTATCTGACCGCAGACGGCGTCCTCATGCACTCTACCCACGTCGGGAGCATGGGAGGTATTCTCGCACTCAGACAGGGAGCCTGCCATACTGCACCCATGCATCTCCTCGGGGAAGGCGGCGAGTACAATATCCCTTATCTGAAGCGCTATCTTCCTGATGAGGAGCTCTCGCTGATCTGTGTTGCAGAGAGAGAACAGGGAGTCATCTCAAGAGACGGGCTTGGATTTGAAGACCTGGGCACTGCCCGCATCATCAACCGCCAGCGGGGCTCCGGGACCAGGGTCCTCTTCGATCATCTCCTCGGACAGAAAGGGATCGATCCCGTCTCTGTTGCCGGGTATGATCACGAGGTCACCACCCATCTCGCCGTAGCTCTCTCCGTCAGTGCAGGAGAGTGTGACGCAGGCATTGGGGTGTACAGTGCCGCAAAGACCCTGGGACTCGCATTCAGAGCCATAGGGACGGAACGGTATGAGATGGTCTGTCGCACACGTGATGTTGAAGAAAACGAGCAGGTGGCAGGACTCCTGAAAACCATCGCATCGGAGCGGTTCCGGGAATGCCTGAAGCATCTCGGCGGATACCGGACGGAAGAGACGGGAGCTATCCGGACGGTCCCCTGACCGGTAAGACAAGGGAAAATATATGCTCCCTTCCGGGAGCACCATTCAACACGATTTATTCAGCGGGAAGGGTCTTCTTCCACCAGAGAATCTGACCGTCCTCGACCTTGAGAACTTTGAGATATTTCACCACGATGCCATCCGGAATTGCGGAGACATCTGCATCTGTCGGTACAAACAGCATCAGCGGTTCGAGTGCAATTTTTGCCTTCTTTGCTGCTGCTATCTTTGTTGCGAACTCCTCGACCTTCTTTCCCGAAACTGACGGTTCGATGACCACTTCGACCGGATACCGCTTCGTCTGGCCAAAACGCTTGCGCCACACGACATATGGGAAGGTAACACCACCACAGTCCGGCGTTTTCTCAATCATCCAGCCTTCTTTGGGGGAAAACTGACGCTTGAGGTCACGGGAAATGTACGAGTTCATTGAATCTGTAGAAACGCCCATAATCCAATCTCCTCTAAATTAACGTTCTATTTTGTGAAATTTAAATCTATTGCTATGGTTAGCACGGAGCCGGGGGACATAAAATTCGTTTTATCCCACAATCCTAAAAATACGGGAATTTGTCAGTTTTTTTAAAATACCTTCAGCTTCGCAGTCGTCCCATTCCATGCCGGAAGAAAAGACTGTCCTGCGTTATCCTCCTGACAGACGCCTTCCTAAAAAAGAAACCTTATAGTATCCCGAAACCTCACCTAAAGAATTACTGAAACGAGGTATTATTCATGGAATTAAACGGAGTACTTATCGAAGACGAGTACGCAGAAGCATTCCCCAACTGGGCATGCCGCGTCGTTATTACTGCAATCAACGAAAAGTGGGCCATCCAGGCAGCAACCGAAGCCACCGGCTTTGCAACCTCGGCCATCGGATGCCCCTGCGAAGCAGGCATCGAGCGCATTCTCGACCCCTCCGAGACTCCTGACGGACGTCCCGGTGTTGCAGTCATGTTCTTTGCCGGCGGCAAGAAGAAGCTCAAGGAGCAGGTCGTTGAGCGCCTTGCAGAGTGTGTACTGACCTCACCCACCACGGCTGTCTTCGATGGTATGCCGGAAGCTGAGGAACGCATCGATGTCAAACTCCACTTCTTCGGCGACGGTTACGAACACAAGATCGAAGTAGGTGGCCGCAACTGCTGGGCAATCCCCATCATGAACGGCGAATACATCGGCGAAGAAGAATTTGGTATTGTCAAGGGTATTGCAGGCGGCAACTTCTTCATCATGGGCGAGAGCGTCCCCGCGGCACTCATGGCAGCAGAAGCAGCCGTTGACGCCATTGCAAAAGAGGCAGGCAGCATCTGCTCCTTCCCGGTCGTTGCATCCGGCTCGAAGGTGGGCAGCAACAAGTACAAATTCATGGTTGCAACGACCAACGAGAAATACTGCCCAACCATCCGTGACCAGGTGGAAGACAGCAAGGTCCCCGAGGGAGTAAAGGCAGTCTACGAAATCGTCATTGACGGTGTCGACGAAGCGGCCATCAAGGCGGCGACGAAGGCAGGCATCGAGGCGGCAACCAAGATTGACGGCGTCCTTCTCATCAGTGCCGGCAACTTCGGCGGAAACCTTGGCCCATTCAAGTTTGTCCTGAAGGACATCCTCTAATCTTTTTTTTATCACGCCCATGCGGCATGTTTTGCAGAGGTCACGAACGAATTGTTAAATATCTTGTTGCCGATATTCCTGTTAACGAAAATTTCGGTGACGAAAATATGGTTGTACTGACCCCGGAAGAAGTCAAAGAGAGATTCGGGCCCCTTTTTTCACGGCGGCTCCTGGTAATGGTCGATGAACGTGCACAACTTGCTGAGATCATCGAAGAGTGCCGTCACCGGGGTTCCATAGAATGGGATGTGATGAACAGGAATCGTGCCGGCGGAGCGGTCAGGAAGATCACCGTGGAAGGCTCGACAATGACGATCACCGCAAAACTGGGTACCCATGCGGCCCACTTTGGTGCGGCGGATGCAGAGATCGGCGGACAGGCCCTCGAAGGGGTCGAGGTTGACGGTGACGAGGTCATCACGCGCTGGGCAGGTATCGCCGGCGCCGGCGTGGGAGTTGCCGCATGCCTTCCCCAGGCGCCGGGTGTCCTTCGCACCGAATATGCAAGCGAAGAGGACCTGAAAGTCGGCGGAGCCCGTGCCAACCGTGCCAACATCATCCTCCCCCGCTATGAAAAGGTCACCATCGGCATCGACGACACCGACACGAAGGAGGAGGGGGCCACATGGGTGCTTGCAAGCAAATGTGCGGAGGCATGCACCATCCCGGGCGTCGAATACCTGAATATGCGCCTGATCCAGCTCAACCCGAAGGTTCCGAACAAAACGACGAACTGTGTCGGCTCTGCCCTCAACTTTGCGGTCCGCCCGGAGGCCGTCGATGACCTCTGCGCCTTTGTGCGTGATTTCATCCAGGAAAATTCGGTCAGCAGCGACACCGGGATCGCTGTTTACCGGGGAATCGAGCTGCCGTTCGAGTCCTCAATAAAGAAACGCGTGAAGACGGAGGTCCTCACCAAGGATGTCTGCGAGGAGGAGGCGGCACGCCTCGGGATTACATATATCGACACATGCGGCGGTAAGGGGCGTATCGGAGCACTCGGAGCAGTACTCTGGGCAAATGAAGGAATCGAAGCGGCAGGCCTCTATGGAGAACATCTCTGAACCATATGCGATATCCTACCCCGACATCACGGCGGTTGCGGACAGCGAAGGCACCGCGGTTGAACTTATCGAGACATTCGACTGTGTAGGCGGCGCCCTCTGGGCGGGCCATCACTACCGGAAAAGCCCCCTCGTCCGCGACATCAGGGTTCTTGGGAATACGCAGCGTTTTCTCCTCGATACAGGGTGTGTCGACCTCGAACTGGTGGGATCACACTTTCCTGCGGGAATCAGCGCGGTCGAGGTCACCGAGGATACCATCGGGATCTCCTACCGCGGCATGGGAGGCGGCGGCGTGGGTGCAAGTGTCTGCCGGGCAACGGCTCACGGTGTCCTGCGGGCGGATACCGATCCATCGGGCGGAGGACGTGAGGCTGGTTCGCGGATCTGGCTGCCCAGAAGGGAGCGGGTGGTAATCGGCATCGACGATACGGACACCCCCGAGGAGGGAGCCACATGGACCCTCGCTCATAACATTTCCCGGGCGGTGGAGGATAAGGCGACACGCTACCTCTCGCACACGATTGTTCAGCTCTTCCCGGTCCCGTACAGGACGAAAAACTGTGTCGGACTCGCATGCGAATTTGCCACCACCGATGCGGAGGGCCTCATCACCCGGTTTGCCGCTCTTCTTGAGAAGTACACCCTCTCGGAGGATACCGGAATGGCTGCATTCCGGGGATTTGATCCGGCCCCGCTTCGCCCCTTCGGATGGGCAGTCAAGAGGGGAGAGGTATCACGCAGCGACCTCGACGCCATCCGTCCGCTTCTCGATATCCGGATGGAGGGGAGAGGGATCATCGGCGCGGCGGCGGCCATTCCGTTTGCCACCCGCTATAAGGAGGCACTTGAACTATGCACTGGAGACGGCTAAAGGCCGAAATACTTGCACATGGCGGCGCACGCCCGGAAGGCGTGCCGGACCGGTGGAGAGACCGGTCGACTGCAGGTCCCGGTGCCCGGGGACCTGGAAGCTATTTTTTTGCCACCGATGCCGGACGGGTCCGGGTGGCAGTCAATCCCGACAGTCCGTTATCCCTGAAGGTCGCCGATGACGGAACGGCGGTGATCACCGGGCCGGACATGCAGGTGAAGGGATGGCTGGAGAAGGTCGCCCTTCACTGTCCCCGGCAGGCCTATATCACCCTCTCGGAGGGGTGCATCTTCGGGTGCAGGTATTGTGCTGTCCCGTCGGGGCCCGGTCGCTACAAGACCGCCGACGACGTCGAGACGCTCGTCAGAACCGTCCTCGACCGGATTGATGCCATATCGATTACGAGCGGGGTGCTCGGCTCCGTCGCAGCGGACGAGGCACGTGCGCTTGTGGTTGTCGAACGGGTGATGCAGTTTGGCATCCCGGTCGGAGTCTCCATTTACCCGACGCGGGAGACACCGCGACGCCTCCATGACCTGGGGGTGGCCGAGGTGAAATTCAATGTGGAGACTGCAACAGCCGATCTCTTCGCTGAGATGTGCCCCGGACTGGAGTATGAACTGATCTGGGAGGTCCTGAGAGAGTCCGTCGCTCTCTTTGGAAGGAACCGGGTCTTCTCCAATGTGATCCTGGGTCTCGGAGAGACCGACGACGAGATGGCGGCATGCATCCGCCGCCTGACGGAGATGGGAGTCATCCCGGTGATCCGCCCCCTGACGCCGGCGGCCGGGGTGGCCCACCTCCCCCGCCCCGGTGCGGACCGCATCCTGCATATAGCTGATATCCAGGAAGAGGCGCTCGCACAGGCGGGTCTCGACCCTTCACAGGCACGGACGATGTGTTCGGCATGTACCGGGTGCGACCTGGTACCGGGGGTGGATCTGTGAACGGCGAAGCGACACTCTCACGGGCGCTCAATGCCGCAGCGGACCGGTGGTATGCGGTGCCGGGCTACCCGGTTACCGGGATTGCGGATGCCTGTCGGGCCGAGATTACGGTAAACGAGAAGGTCGCCCTCGAATACGCACTCGGGGACTCGCTCTCCGGCAGGCGGGCTGCCGTCATCATGAAAAACGTGGGGCTGAATGCCTGTGCCGATACGCTCGTTGCTGCAGCGGTGGAGGGAACCCGTGCAGGGGTGGTCATCCTCGCCGGTGACGATGAGGAGGTGAGTGGATCCCAGCATGCCCAGGACTCCCGCTGCTACGGCAAGGTGGCGGGAGTCCCGGTCTTCTCCCCCCGCCCGGATGAGTTTGGTGAGGCGGTTGAGACGGCATTTCGTGCCTCTGAGATGTTTTCCCGGCCTGCGATCCTCCGCATCGCCTCAGGGATGCTCACCCGGCCCGCGGGCGGGGTTCCGCTCGAACGAAAGGGCATCAAAAAACCACGTCCCGACGACCGGGGGCTCACCATGCGGGGTCGCTCAGAAGCGGCAGAATACCGGCGGATGGAGATGTGCATCTGGGCGTCATCCTCTGCCCCCCGCTATATCACCTACCCTCCAAAGGTCGGCAGTGAGAGCGGATGCACCACCATCGATATCAGCGGAGATCCGCCACAGACCGTCCACACACGCGGCTATGCCCGCACCTTCTGTCATGACTGTCCGTTTCTGCCGGTGCTGGGGCTGATGCGCGAGAGGGAGATCCTCCCCGTCTGCGACATCGGATGCGCCGTCCTTGCCAAAAATCCCCCCTATTCCCTCTGCGCCGCAAGCTATTCACTCGGCTCATCCCCCGCTGTGGCGGCAACGAGCACCGGCACTGCCCTTACCGGCGATTATGCCCTCCTCCATTCGGGCATCAACGCCCTCATCGATATTGCCGAAAAGGAGAGGGACCTCCTGCTGGTGGTTCTTGCCAACGGGACGATGGGGATGACCGGCGGCCAAAGAACACCCGATATCCTGCCATATCTTTCATGGGCAGACCCGATCGTCTGCGCGGCGGACGATATCGCCCGTATCGAAGAACAGCTACTTTCTGAGAAGGCTTCCCGGAAGGGGCTGCGTATCATCTGTATTGTGGGGGAGTGTCCCCCAGGAGCACATCATGAAACCGTGGAATGTTGAGATCTGTGATGTAACACTGCGAGACGGGGAGCAGACTCCCGGCGTCTCCTTCACCTGCGAAGAGAAGATGGAGATCGCTGCGCAGATAGATGCCATCGGCGTCGAGGTCATCGAGGCAGGCTTTCCTGTCGTATCGGAGAACGAAAAGGCATGCGTCCGTGCGGTCTGCAACATGGGACTCGACGCCCGTGTCTGCTGCCTCTCCCGGGCACTGAAGCAGGATGTGGATGCGGCCATCGACTGCGGCGTCGATCTCGTCAGTATCTTCTTTGCCACATCGGACCGTCACATCCGGGTCAAATACCGGTGCTCGCGAGAGGAGATGACGGACCAGGCCCTCGGCATGATCGATTATGCCCATGACCACGGCATCGCCGTCAGGTTTGCCGCTGAGGACGCTTCACGAACGGATATCGATGTCCTGAAGGATCTGTATCTCCGGGGTGCGGAGCACGGAGCGGAATACTCCGGGTTTGCCGATACGGTGGGATATCTCACCCCTCTCGAAATGGAAGCGGCCATGCGTGACATCTGTTCCGTCGTCCCGAACAAGGTCGCAGTGCACTGCCACAATGACATGGGGTGTGCCGCTGCAAATACCATCACCGCGGCGGCGTGCGGGGCATTCCAGCTGCATACAACCGTCAACGGGATTGGCGAACGGGCCGGAAACGCCCCGCTCGAGGAGATACTGGTCGCCCTCAGGATGAAGGGGGGCATCGATCGCTACGATCTCACCGGCATCCCCTTCCTCTCCGAGTTGGTCCAGGACCATTCGGGCATCAGGATGATGGCGACAAAACCGGTCGTCGGCAGGAACGTGTTCTCGCATGAAAGCGGCATCCATATCGCCGCCATACTCGAAGACCCGGAGACATACGAATACATCCTCCCCGAGCATGTCGGACGCCACCGCCAGTTCATTCTCGGGAAACACACCGGAAGAAAAGGGCTCGAGCACATCCTGCAGAAAACCGGTACCGAACTCACCCCCGAACAGATCGGCTGGGTCCTCAACCGCGTCAAGGAGATATCGGAAGGAAAGTGTGCGGTCACCCAGGATGTCCTCCTCAGGGTCATCGAAAAAGCGCAGGAGGGCACCGATGACGACACTTGCTGAGCGCATTCTCGATGCCCCCGCAGGTGCCTATGTGGATCGGAACGTCGACCGGGCGTTTGCCCACGACGGGACCGGCGTCCTCGCCCTGGAAGCATTCCGTGAAATGGGAAAAAAGGTTCCGGCATACCCGGAGCGGATATCCATTCTCTTCGATCATCTCGCCCCGGCAAACAACAGCCAGACCGCGACCCTCCAGGCGGAACTGCGGGAATTTGCCATTGAGTGCGGCCTGCATTTCAGTGATGTCGGGGAAGGGATCTGCCACCAGCTGATGAGCGAGGGACAGGTGCTTCCGGGCGAGATCGTGGTCGGTGCCGACTCGCACTCCTGTACGGCAGGCGCATTCGGGGCCTTTGCCACCGGCGTGGGGGCGACCGACATGGCTGCCATCTGGGCCGGAGGCAGCACATGGTTCCGGGTGCCGGAGACGACCGGGATACATCTGGAAGGAACCCTTGCGGGCTGTGCCGAGGCAAAGGACATCGCCCTCACCTATGTGGGCCGGCTCGGGATGGACGGTGCGACCTACCGGGCCCTCGAGTTCACCGGCGAAGGAGCGGCAGGCATACCCATGGACGGGCGGCTGACGCTCTCCAACATGGCCATCGAAGCGGGGGCGAAGACCGGCCTCTTCTACGCCGATGCCATCACCCGGCAGTACCTCGCCGGCTACGGGCACGATGTTTCGGAGCAGGTGCCGGACGACCCGGACTATGCCGAAGAGATCACCATCGATCTTGCGGACGTCGCCCCGGTACTCTCCGTCCCGCACCGGGTCGATACCGTCGCAGAAGTGACAGCCTACGAGGGGACCCCCCTCGACCAGGTCTTTGTTGGGACCTGCACGAACGGGAGGTATTCGGACATCGAACGGTTTGCATCCCTTGTACGGGGTAAGAAGGTAAAGACCCGGACCATCGTGGTGCCGGCTTCCCGGGACGTCCTGCTCCGTGCCGGGCGGGCGGGCCTTCTCACGGACCTCATCGAGGCCGGGTGCATCATCGGGTCACCGGGCTGCGGCCCCTGCCTGGGGATGCATATGGGCGTCCTCGGGGAGGGCGAGGTGGCTCTCTCGACGGCCAACAGGAACTTCAGGAACCGGATGGGCGTCGGGGCAGAGTATTACCTCGGTTCGGTCGCAACAGCGGCTGCCAGTGCGCTCGCGGGTGAGATCCGTTCCCCGGAGGTGCTCTGATGGAAGGAACGGGACACGCGGTCTGCCTCGGCCCTGACGTCGACACCGACCTCATCATCGCCGGACGGTATCTCCGCACGAAGGATCGCTCGATCTGGGCAGAGCATGTCCTCGAGGACTACGACCCCGCCCTTGCGCCGCGCCTGCGGGGGGCGGTCATCGTCGCAGGGAAGAACATGGGATGCGGGTCATCGCGAGAACAGGCACCGGTTGCCCTCAGGGAGGCGGGAGTGGTGGCGGTCATTGCCCCGTCCTTTGCCCGCATCTTCTTCAGGAACGCCATCAACGTCGGCCTTCCGGCCATCGAATGCGACGGTCTCCCCTGCACAGGTGGCGAGTGTGTCTCCTTCTCCCTTGACGAAGGGTGGGTGGAGACGGGAGGCATCCGCTACCCTGCACGCCCACTCTCCGGGCGGATGCAGGAGATCCTTGACGCGGGCGGCCTCGTGAACTACTGGAGAGAAAAGGCATGATCTTTCCGGAGGAGTGCAAACAGGTCGGATGGGCGGAAGGATTCCCCGTCGGCGAGAAAGTCTATTTTCTCTCCCGGTATCTCATCCACCCGGTGGAGGACGGGTTTGAGATAATCGCTGTGACCCTCTCTGATACCGGCGGGATGATGAGGGATGTCGTTAATGCAACGGTCCTTGCGGGACCCGGGGATGTGGAGATGTATCCCGGCAGGGTGAATCTCCATGACCGCACCCGCCTCATCCGTCTGGCGTCGGCATCGGGACACCGTGGTACGATCTTCACCGGTCACGACGAGCACACCACCTTCATCCTCGACCCTGTCCCGGAGGAGTTGACGACCGTGCATATCTACGACGTCTCACCACCACGCCCCCACCTCGCCGACACTCTCAGAGAGCTCGAGGCGGCAGGCCTCTTCGGGGAACTCGGTATACGCTTCGAATGGCATATTGCAGATATCGCGGCAGTCGGAGCCGATGCCTATCCCTGCCGGGCGGCGGGATTTTCCTGCACCGTGGACAACGACCCCCTATCCGGGACCGAACGGGTCGCCGGATGCCTCACCGCCCGCCAGGTTCTGGGGGAATGCTACAGGGATGCCGCATTCGAGTTCGTGAATATCTGCCCTGCCGACGCCGTCGACGCCGAACCCTTCATTGCCCGGTGCTGCCGCTCCGAACGAAGCGGCATCGGGGAACACAACGGCTACTTTGGCGCCGTCGTCCACTGGGGGGCCACCCCGAAGACGATTGCCGACGCCGTCTTTGGGATGATCGAACGGTGGAGGGGGTGCCAATGAAGGTCGCCGTCGTCGAGGGGGACGGCATCGGCCGCGAGGTGATCCCGGTCGCCCACCGGGTGCTTGCAACCGTACGTCCCGACATTGACTTCTTCCCCGTCGAGGTGGGATATGGGAAATGGGCCCGTACCGGATGTGCCTGTGATGCCGACGACATTGCCGCCCTGAAATCCGCGGACGCCATCCTTTTCGGGGCGATCACCACCCCGCCGGACCCCGGATACAACAGCATCCTCCTGCAGATCCGCAAGGAACTGGACCTCTACGCAAACGTCCGCCCGGTGAAGGGCGAAGGATTTGATATCCTTGTTGTCCGGGAGAATACGGAAGGGCTCTACTCGGGGATTGAATGGCGCGAGGAAGACCGGTCCTGCACCGTCCGGGTGATCACCGTGAAGGGAAGCCGGCGCATCGGACGATATGCCGCCGGGCGTGTGAGGGGGCACGGCGGGCACCTGACCATCGGCAACAAGGCAAACGTCCTCAAGTCCGATGTCCTCTTCAGGGAGATCTGCATCGAAGAGGCGATCGCAGCAGGGGTCCATTGGGATACCGCCTTCATAGATGCCCTCACCCTCGATGTCCTGATGCACCCGGCGCGATATGACGTGATCGTAACGACAAACATGTTCGGGGACATCCTCTCCGATGCCGCCGGGTACCTTGTGGGGGGCCTCGGCCTCCTCCCCAGCGCGAACATCGGCGACCGCCACGCTCTCTTCGAACCGGTGCACGGGAGCGCCCCCGACATCGCGGGGACCGACCGGGCAAACCCCATCGCCGCAGTCAGGAGTGCGGCAATGCTCCTCGACCATGCAGGAGACCATGAGAACGCCGTTCTCATTGGGACCGCCATCGAAGATGTCCTCTCCCTCGGGATCCGGACCGCGGATATGGGGGGCGTCGCCGGCACCAGGGCGTTCGGCGATGCTCTTGTGCGGGCCCTCATCCGGCGGAAGAATTCCTGAAGCAGGCGAACATCCCCTTCATCCACCGCTCTGTTTTTTCGGATGACCACATCCCTGCCCACACAACCCCGATTATATCCATGGAGAACCACAAGAGATGTATATGAAGGTTCGTATCGGGTGCCACGTCTCCATCGCGGGGTCCCTTGCCGCTGCCATCCCGCGTGCCCTGAAGAGGGAGTGCAGCACTTTCCAGATCTTTACCCGCAACCCGCGGGGCTGGCAATACAAGGACATCGCAGAGGAGGATTCCGCCGCCTTCAGGGAGGCGGTCGCCGCTTCGGGAATGAATCCGGTGGTCGCCCACATGCCCTATCTCCCCAACCTCGCCTCTCCCAGGGATGAGGTCTACGACAAATCCGTCACTACGCTCTGCGCGGAACTGGAGCGTTGCCACCACCTCGGCATCCCGTATCTCGTTACGCACCTCGGCAGCACGCTCGGGACCCCGGCAGAAGAGGGTCGGGAGCGTGTTGTCCGGGCACTCGGTGCAGCACTCAACACCCATGCAACGGAGGTCACCATTCTTCTCGAAAACACCGCCGGCTCAAAGAACACCATCGGAAATCGATTCGATGAAATCGGGAGCATATTAGACGAAACCGGCGAAAATAACCGGCTCGGCATATGTTTTGACACCTGCCATGCCTTCGCCGCCGGCTACGACCTGAGAACCTCCGCTTCGGTGGATGCGGTGATGGAGGAATGTGACGACACAGTGGGAAGTGAGAGAATCCATCTCGTTCACCTGAACGATGCAAAGGCGGACCTCGGGTCCGGGCGCGACCGTCACGAACACCTGGGCGAAGGCATGATCGGACCGGAGGGCCTTGCGGCGGTTCTGCGGCATCGCGCTCTCCACCATCTCCCCTTCATCTGCGAGACACCCGTTGACGACCGCCGGGATGATCTCGGCAATATCCGGTACGCCGTCTCTCTTGCAGAGGGGACGACCGGCACCGGGCCACTGTGATCATTATTAGGGATCGAACCCAATGCTTGAAGAGTGATTGGAAAGCGCGAGGGCACAACGGTCGTGCTGGGGAAAGATGGCACAGCACTCCATGAGCAGAGCGGTTTTGGCCGGGTCACACGGGATAAACTGACGCTTGCGCCTGAAGAAGCGCTCTATCTCGTCCACCGGAACAAGATTGAGGTGAAAGGTGAAGACTTTACCTCGCTCCTGGCGGTTTTTTCAGTAGAACATGGATTTATGCGCAGGTTTCTCGTGTATCGCGATATGCGTGAGCGTGGATATGTGATCCAGCCCGGCCCGCATGACTTCCGTGTCTTCCGGCGGGGGGAAAAACCGGGAAAGGGCCGTTCCCAGTACATGATCCGTGTGCTCTCGGAACGGGATCTGGTAAACTTCACCGAGATTGCCGCCGACGTCGGAACGACGGGAAACATGCGTAAACAGTATGTGATTGCAGTCGTCGACGATGAAGACGAGATCACCTACTACGAGGTGAAGACGGATGGGCTCAAATCAGCGGGCCCGGCGATCTCCTGCCCACCCATCGAGGCGGGGGTGTTCGGCAGTGCGGTCCTCACCCTCCAGCGGGAGGCGTTTCCTGATGATGCATGGATAGGGACGCCGTTGGATAAGACGCGGCTTCTTCTCTCGCCAATGGAAGCACTCTATCTGCAGGAACGCGGCCTTCTCGTATTCCAGCCCGATGCCGCTGCGGGAGAGGAGTTTTTCCGTCGCGCCTGCGCCGAAGACCCTGAGCTCCCCGAGAAAGGCGCCACCTACAGTCACATGCGTGACCTCGGCTATATTCCACGAACCGCATATAAATTCGGTCACCACTTCCGGGTCTATTCCGGGGGGAAAAAGCACTCGGAACTGCTGGTTCATGCCATTGCATCCGGCATCGCCCTCCCCATGAGCGTGATTTCCCGGTCTGTCCGTCTTGCCCACAGCGTGCGCAAGAAGATGCTTTTTGCATGTGTAGATCAAAAAAATATTGAATTCATAGAATTTGCCCGAATAAAATTGTAAGAGAGTCTGTCCATGGAGCAGGAGATGAACCCGTGGTCTGCAAACCAGTCCATAGATACGGAGAAATTTTTTACGGAATTCGGCATTGAACCGATTGAGACGGTTCTCGAGCACATTCCAGACCCACCGGTCTTTTTACGCCGGGGTATTGTCATCGGCCAGAGGGATTACCGCCCCATCGTCGAGGCGATGAACACCGGTGCCCCCTTCCATGTGCTCACCGGATTTATGCCGTCCGGCCATCCCCACCTCGGCCACCTGATGGTGATGAAGGAGGTCGTCTGGCATGTCCGGCAGGGAGGCAACGGATATGTTGCGGTGGCCGACCGCGAGGCTCATGCGGTCCGTAACATTTCATGGGATAAATGCGACGAATATGCACGGGAATACCTGAAATGCCTCTATGCACTGGGATATGAGGGCCAGACCTACTACCAGAGCAGAAACGCGGGAGTCAAGGACCTCGCCTTTGAGGCGGCCATCAAAATGAACTTCTCCGACCTGCAGGCGATATACGGGTTCGGGCAGGAGACGGCGCTTGCCCATGCCATGAGCGTCGCCACCCAGGTTGCAGATATCCTCTATCCCCAGACGGATGCAGGACCTGCCCCCACCATCGTCCCGGTCGGTCTCGACCAGGATCCCCATATCCGCCTGACCCGTGATGTGGCGTTCAAACTCAGGA is a window from the Methanovulcanius yangii genome containing:
- a CDS encoding tryptophan--tRNA ligase; translated protein: MEQEMNPWSANQSIDTEKFFTEFGIEPIETVLEHIPDPPVFLRRGIVIGQRDYRPIVEAMNTGAPFHVLTGFMPSGHPHLGHLMVMKEVVWHVRQGGNGYVAVADREAHAVRNISWDKCDEYAREYLKCLYALGYEGQTYYQSRNAGVKDLAFEAAIKMNFSDLQAIYGFGQETALAHAMSVATQVADILYPQTDAGPAPTIVPVGLDQDPHIRLTRDVAFKLRMFTVEQRDGYVSVRSKNAPEAALAAVHKAFAGSKKYEGHVDIPGAPYDEVSTRVRFIEIDHGGYGFYSPSATYHYFMPGLQGGKMSSSIPESSFGFCDPDKDIKKKVMSALTGGRMTLEEQKRLGGEPDKCSVYLLNLFHMCEDDGELAEVHRACRAGELMCGTCKKATWERVREFLADFREKMDEVEHKVDGD